One window from the genome of Candidatus Neomarinimicrobiota bacterium encodes:
- a CDS encoding ABC transporter ATP-binding protein, translating to MILRAEHISKSYPTGDGPLLVLRDVNLSVDEGELVSVAGPSGCGKSTLLNILGTLDRPDSGELWITEHRVSDLKDTHLSKLRNKTIGFVFQFHHLLPEFTVLENLMIPQLVAGVSREDASKRGVELLAEVNLGQRKDHKPRAISGGERQRVAVLRALVNHPRLVLADEPTGNLDQDSGRTVMDMMKHLVNVERQGYLIVTHNPVVASECENNLILTDGELRVQDEIRVE from the coding sequence ATGATTCTCAGGGCTGAACACATCTCGAAGAGTTATCCCACCGGCGACGGTCCACTCCTTGTCCTTCGGGACGTTAATCTTTCCGTGGATGAGGGGGAGCTCGTGTCTGTTGCGGGTCCTTCCGGGTGTGGCAAATCGACGCTGCTCAATATTCTGGGTACTCTGGACAGACCTGATTCAGGTGAACTCTGGATTACTGAACATCGAGTTTCGGATCTCAAAGATACTCATCTATCCAAACTTCGAAACAAAACTATCGGCTTTGTGTTTCAATTCCATCACTTACTGCCTGAGTTTACTGTTCTCGAAAACTTGATGATTCCTCAGCTCGTAGCAGGTGTGTCCCGGGAGGATGCTTCAAAAAGAGGAGTGGAGTTGTTGGCGGAAGTGAATTTGGGGCAACGTAAGGATCACAAACCGAGGGCGATTTCAGGAGGAGAGCGGCAGAGGGTTGCCGTTCTCCGAGCACTTGTGAATCATCCGAGGCTTGTCCTGGCAGACGAACCTACCGGGAATCTGGACCAGGATTCAGGCAGAACTGTCATGGACATGATGAAACACCTTGTCAATGTGGAGAGGCAGGGATATCTGATTGTTACCCATAACCCTGTTGTGGCTTCCGAGTGTGAGAATAATCTTATACTGACCGATGGCGAATTACGGGTCCAGGACGAAATCCGAGTTGAATAA
- a CDS encoding ATP-dependent Clp protease ATP-binding subunit, whose product MKFAKEEAIQLGHSYVGSEHLLLGIIREGSGKSIQVLQALGCDLEEIRVMIEDMVKPAGGTMTLGHLPLTRRAERILRNTFTEASKMGSSVADDYHLLLAILNESEGVAYEVLSAFAVEHKAVLEHLKEEAFDPKSAVKVSPSSKKSKTPALDHFSRDITVLAKQGLLDPVIGREEEIERIAQILCRRKKNNPVLIGEPGVGKTAIAEGLAQKISDRNVPRLLHNRRIVALDLAAIVAGTKYRGQFEERMKAIMAELEASDNIVLFIDELHTLVGAGSASGSLDASNMFKPALSRGEIRCIGATTLDEYRKYVEKDGALERRFQKVMIPPPTVEESVKILEGLRTRYERHHNVKYVDEAIKSCVELSNRYITDKYLPDKAIDVLDEAGARMHLLNLRVPDLVVELELKIEQVRAQKEEVISNQQFEKAANLRDKERNLLMKLEASKKKWEKEESKNASTITSDDIADVVSMMTSIPISQVAATESEKLLKMNESLTEFIIGQDEAIGSLTKSIQRARAGLKDPRRPIGAFFFLGPTGVGKTETAKVLASHLFSHEESLIKIDMSEYMERFSVSRLIGAPPGYVGYDEGGELTERVRRFPYSVVLFDEIEKAHRDVFNILLQLLDEGVLTDSMGRRVDFRNTIIIMTSNIGTRRFGQIGTYGFGDVSSEATYDSMKSKVLDEMKELFNPEFLNRIDEIIVFNNLSKESVLKIVDLQLQDLMENLKAQNMKLNVTRKAKELLLSLGFSDEFGARPLRRKIQTAIEGPLSEKILRGQFSSGDTIRVDGKEDSFVFRRASSRSTKRTSSSPEKKPPARKTTKSDNKS is encoded by the coding sequence ATGAAATTTGCCAAGGAGGAGGCTATCCAGCTTGGACACAGTTATGTCGGGTCTGAGCATTTGCTTCTCGGCATTATCCGGGAAGGCTCAGGGAAGTCCATTCAGGTTCTTCAGGCCTTAGGATGCGACCTTGAGGAGATAAGGGTCATGATCGAGGACATGGTGAAGCCTGCAGGTGGAACGATGACGCTGGGTCATCTTCCCCTGACGCGGCGTGCGGAGCGAATACTGCGAAATACTTTCACTGAAGCATCGAAAATGGGCTCATCAGTGGCAGACGATTATCATCTATTGCTGGCCATCCTCAACGAGAGTGAAGGAGTCGCATACGAAGTGTTGAGTGCCTTTGCGGTGGAGCACAAAGCCGTGCTGGAACATCTGAAAGAGGAAGCGTTCGACCCGAAATCAGCCGTTAAAGTCTCTCCTTCCTCAAAGAAGTCGAAAACGCCTGCTCTGGATCATTTCAGCCGGGACATCACCGTGCTCGCCAAGCAGGGACTCCTCGATCCCGTCATCGGTCGAGAGGAGGAGATAGAGCGCATTGCCCAGATTCTCTGCCGCAGAAAGAAGAATAATCCTGTCCTCATAGGGGAGCCGGGTGTGGGAAAAACCGCCATAGCCGAGGGACTCGCTCAAAAGATCTCCGACAGGAATGTACCGCGGCTTCTTCACAACAGGCGTATTGTGGCTCTCGATCTGGCGGCCATCGTAGCAGGGACGAAATACCGGGGTCAGTTTGAGGAGCGGATGAAGGCAATTATGGCGGAACTGGAAGCCTCGGATAATATCGTGTTGTTTATTGATGAACTCCACACGCTGGTTGGCGCAGGTAGTGCGTCAGGGTCACTGGATGCTTCCAACATGTTCAAGCCGGCACTCTCGCGTGGCGAAATTCGCTGTATCGGTGCCACAACTCTGGATGAGTACAGGAAGTACGTTGAAAAGGATGGCGCTCTTGAAAGAAGGTTCCAGAAGGTGATGATTCCTCCTCCCACAGTTGAGGAATCGGTCAAGATCCTTGAAGGACTGCGGACACGATACGAGCGGCATCACAATGTGAAATATGTGGACGAGGCTATCAAGTCGTGTGTCGAATTGAGCAATCGTTATATCACAGATAAGTACCTTCCTGATAAGGCCATCGATGTGTTGGATGAAGCTGGTGCAAGAATGCATCTTCTGAATCTTAGAGTTCCCGATCTGGTCGTTGAGTTGGAATTGAAAATCGAACAGGTGCGAGCCCAAAAAGAGGAAGTCATTTCAAATCAGCAATTTGAAAAAGCCGCAAATCTCCGCGACAAGGAGCGAAACCTCCTGATGAAGTTGGAGGCTTCCAAGAAGAAGTGGGAAAAGGAAGAATCGAAGAACGCGTCCACCATTACCAGTGACGATATCGCAGATGTCGTTTCCATGATGACGAGCATTCCCATTTCGCAAGTCGCGGCGACGGAATCTGAGAAACTGCTCAAAATGAATGAAAGTCTCACCGAGTTCATCATCGGGCAGGATGAGGCAATCGGCAGCCTGACCAAATCGATCCAGCGGGCTCGGGCCGGATTGAAGGACCCGCGCAGGCCTATCGGAGCATTCTTCTTTTTGGGTCCCACAGGCGTTGGAAAGACGGAAACCGCCAAAGTGCTGGCGAGTCATCTTTTTTCGCATGAGGAATCGCTCATCAAGATTGACATGTCAGAGTATATGGAGAGGTTTTCCGTCTCACGCCTCATCGGTGCGCCTCCCGGCTACGTGGGCTATGACGAGGGGGGAGAACTGACCGAAAGGGTACGACGATTTCCATATTCGGTGGTTCTCTTCGATGAGATTGAAAAAGCTCACCGCGATGTATTCAATATTCTCCTTCAATTGCTCGACGAGGGAGTCCTCACAGACAGTATGGGAAGAAGGGTCGATTTCAGGAATACGATCATCATTATGACCTCCAATATAGGGACGAGAAGATTCGGACAAATCGGGACCTACGGTTTCGGAGATGTCTCATCCGAGGCGACGTATGACTCCATGAAATCGAAGGTCCTGGATGAAATGAAGGAGCTTTTTAATCCCGAGTTTCTCAATCGAATCGATGAGATCATCGTATTCAACAATCTATCGAAAGAGAGTGTGCTCAAGATTGTCGATTTGCAGCTGCAGGATCTGATGGAAAACCTGAAGGCACAGAATATGAAGCTCAATGTCACCCGGAAGGCAAAAGAACTCCTGCTAAGCCTGGGATTTAGCGATGAGTTTGGGGCAAGACCCTTGAGGAGGAAAATTCAGACCGCCATAGAGGGACCCCTTTCAGAAAAAATTCTAAGAGGTCAGTTTTCTTCGGGAGATACGATCAGGGTTGATGGGAAGGAAGACAGTTTCGTGTTCAGAAGAGCCAGTTCCCGCAGCACCAAGAGGACCTCGTCCTCACCTGAGAAGAAGCCGCCCGCGCGGAAGACGACGAAGTCTGACAACAAGTCCTAG